The Ursus arctos isolate Adak ecotype North America chromosome X, UrsArc2.0, whole genome shotgun sequence genome includes the window atctctcaAATTGGACTTCCTTAATTATTTATGTATcttaaaattctctatttttgtcttaacttctttttaaattttttaaattaaattaaaaaaattaaacaaattttgtCTTGAATcgttctaaatttttttctttaaaacttttccgtaaacttaatttgaattttcattccattctgtatttttggaaattttatttcttaaactattCATGAATTTTGCTAACCTCTCATTTTTCAATACACGTACTTTATGgtctaattttaaaagttatttatattaacattttatttaaacttttaagagCTCCCTTCCCctttaactttttacttttaaaactttctttcacTTTAACTTTTTTGTAACCTTTCATTTTTAGCTTTgtccttcttttgttcttttcaccTTTTGTAAACtaagaatttctaaaatttttaagttttattttattaatcattttggaattttaaatttataaaacttttacattttaaaacatttctttcaaaatatttaacttaaattttttcaacatttaaaaacattttcttttaaaattaaaaaaagggtttttttttcttttttaaatgttttctttcaaggctttttaaaatctcttttacaatattcttttttcaagCTATTTGACTAACCAACCACAGCTAGAACACCAATTGTGAAGCTTTTTGTTAATGTAGGAATATTCCCTGATTTCCCATGGTATTTTTGTAGAAACAAATGACATATAGCACTGGCAGAACAGCTCCATTCCCACTCTTCCTACCTAAAGGATTCTGTTCATTTAATTATGCTTTATGTGACCGTTTTCaacctcttctccttcctcccatttcTTAAGGCTGAATGGTTActaattagtatttttttcccctcttacaGATCCATAAGCCATGGTAAAATAGGTTCTTCATATCAAGGTGCTACTTGTCATACAGGTGCTGTTGTCATTGTCCATGCCAGGTAGGTTTTTGTGAAATTTCAAGAGGTGCTTGTTGTTTAATGGGCATTACCATTGTCTATTCCAGGTAGGTTTGTGTGTCACTTCAGGATCCTTGCACACTcccttctttcacttttttctgaTAAGTGGTCTTGCAAGACTAATCTTTCTCTGGACCCTGTTTGTGATAAAACAGTAAATACCCTTCGCTGTAGAGTAAGTCCTCAATGGTAGCCTTGGTGATGATGGCATCATCACAGCTAAACCATTGGTCCTTTTGTTGCCGGATAAAGCTGGTGTAGTGTCCACTTTCCAAAGTTCCATGGTGATTAATCACTGCAAACAAGGAATACTTATTCTCGTTGGATGTACAATCTGTTTGTGGCTGGCCTTCTTTCATTCTGCTCTCCTTAGTGGAGGCCAAAAATGGCGTCATGTCCAGCTCCAAGGGAAAGGAGATAAAAGTATTAATCTTCCGCCTCTGTTTACCTACATGCTCAAATCGCTTGAGATGAAAACAGGCCACAATAGGTAATTTCTTCATTGTGAGTTGTTTGGTAGATTCCTGATAGCTTTGGCAACTACTGCATTTGATTTTGGAATTGCTTCCTAGGTACTCTGGCCTTGTAAACCACTGTAGGCAGTCTGTGAGTGAGGGGATTCCTGGTATGTGGTCATCCCTACTCACTGTGCTGTCAGCtctctctggactctgggaactgAATGTGGCACAAGAGCCAGGCAAGTCCAAACTGATGTCCCAGCATGGGTCTATTGTGGTAGAGACACTATGACAAGCTTGACATGTGACATCTGATTGCAAGCCACCTGTAAAGATTTGGTCTATGATGCAGTTACAGCAGTTGGGGTTATTGGCCTCCTGCCCAACGCTATCATCTTTGCTGTGTCTATGCAGCACATCTAATATTGCAATGAGGAACTCATGGGCATCCTGCTGCCTGTACCCTGCTAAGTGTTCTGCATGAATCCATATTAGATGCAATAACTTATAGGGAATGTGAGGAGTTCGGCTCCCAGAGTACATAGcatgaaaaagagaagacatttcaCAGACAAGACACAAGCTGGGGcttgtcattatacatttatgcttgtcagagagaaagaaatctttcAGTAGAGGAATATGGGTAAGTGCCTGGATAATACAATTCATAAAGCATGTGTTCCCAAGATTGATTAGCCCTCTCAGGCCTATGGTATAGACtgacttttttctcctctttttcttggGTTTCACCAATTTTGGCTCCTGTTCCTTTGACTCACAGGTTGAATGCCCCTCTTCAACACCTGATGTCATGCACTGTTGTTGAGAAACATCTGTTGAGGTGGAAgttaataatttcaaatttttctcttttgtttctttggcaATTCGTTCCATGTCTTTGTCATATACATAATCCTTACACATAAAGCAATATATAACCCCATGGTAGAGGTCTACAGCTAAATTGTGCTGTTTTGTTTCTGCATGTTTATGAATATGTTTCTCAGTAAAGCAGCCAAAAAAGACACAGGCGAGACAAGAGTGGAGTCTGTTCATATGGGTGCTACATACATGACAGATGCACGACTTTGCTTTACGTTTCCTAGTTTCTGGGGTCCCACTCCATACGAAACGCTGGTAAATCAACCTCAGGTTCTTCCGCCAGTTCTTAGCCACTTTAAAGCTCTCCACGTGAGTGCAGCCTGTAGGACCCTGATCAAACTCCACCTCCGGCAACCAGTCCCCTAAACCACCTCGATCCCCAGAGCCACCTAGGTCACTAGAACAGCTGTGCAGCATCTGGGGCCTAGACGCCGGCCTGGATCTACGCCGCTGTCTGCGCCAGGGCTGGGGTCGGGTCAGAGGCGGAGGGGAAGGATGGgatggaggcaggggtggggcggaGAGACCAGGCGGCCCTCGCAAGCGGGCCCGGGGCTGGGGCCGAGGGCGGGGCTTGCGGCGCGGGCAAAGGGGCGAGGAGCTGCTGTAACAGCGAGGAGGGGTTGAAGGGAGCACCTTCTTATCGCCGCCGCTGTCACTCCACGTCAAGTTCTCAGGAGCAGGCTTACGCTCTTGTAACGGCTCCAGCTTCATCTCCTCAGCTCCCAGGCCTGAACACGCCTTTGCCGCCCCCACCGCCTCCTTCTCCATTTCCCCCGCCTTTTCAGCCGCGTCCTCGGGAGAggctcctcccccacttcccgaGCTCCAGCGGACCAAAGAGCCGGAGGGCAAGGAAGTTTCCCGAACTTAGGCCATCAGCTCACCGCCCCGCCTGAGGAGAAGGGCGTCAGGAATGGAGCTGCGACTGTAGATGGAATGAGACAGGGATTTCTGTGAATGATCTGGCCAGCGTCATGGCCGCTGTGCGCCATTAGCGCCCCCGGGACCCCTCCCACCATGAGCTCAGCCAGCGGCCCTGCGGGCTCCACCCCCCCCTATTCTGGAGCTGCCGGAGCTGCTGTGGAGACCAAGGCTGTTACCTGGTTTAAAGGCGATCCGATCTGCCAggagtggggggctggggagggggaatgggaggcGGACAGGGGGAGGAAaacgtgggggtggggtgtggtaTGGCCTGAGCTTTAGGGTGGAGAGggaatcttctttaaaaaaggcGCCACCCTCTGACTGCTTTTCCTGCGCCCTGCGCAGCCTCGCTTTGGTACAGCTTCCTCTGACGTTCTTTCCTtatattctaaaacaaaacagaacaacaacaacaacaacaaaaacataaaaaaaaccaaaacaagcaaacaaaaactggGGCCaacattttaccttaaaaatggCTCAAAGGGCACCACCTATGGAAAATGGGCTCAGGGAAAGAAAGTGTCCTCCTACTTCCACCTTACCCATGCTGCTGGGACTGGGTGTGTTCCACCCTTTTCCCTACCTCCAAGCGCACTTTTGGTCAGCCAAGCTCTTGCGCCCTCTCACGCTCTTTTCGCGCGCTTGTGTTCCTTCTCACACTTCGTTTCTTGCTTCAATACCTTCATTCCCTAGTCCTCCGAGAATTCGGACTCCTCACGCGCTCCACGCGTTCATCGCGCCTGTCTTCAGTGTGCGACCCCCAAAGTCCCCGCCCTTTCCCGCCTCCGTCCCACAAAAGCCCCCGTCCCCGCTGTTCGTTTAAAGGTCTGGGTTACCTTGGGCCACAGGCGCGTGATACAGAACGTCAGCAGCTGCCGCTGTACAGACGCTCCTCAGCCAACGTTCTCTCCTGACCTCTCCTCAGGGCTGGTCACAAGGGGGCCGCCCCCTGGCCCCTCCCCTCTCGACGTGTGGCCCCCAGCCCCGGATTCTGCTCTCCTGCAGTGATGAATGTCACCGCTGACCTGCTTGGTCAGACCTCTTCCTGAAACAGATTCTACTGGAGGTAACCACAGCGACCGATTCTAGAGAAAGCCCCTGAAATGGAGGTTCTGGTCTCACCTGGCTCCAGGCCAGCACTCCGCAGAAAAGATTCATTGGCGTGGGGGTTGGGTGGTTGCAAGGATGGCAACTCTCTGGCACAAATCCCTCAGGGACCCATCAAAATCTGATCTCTGGGAGTTAGGTGGAAGGAGGAATATTATTCTGGAGTGTGGTGAGAGGAAGCATTAGTAAGGGCTTTAGACTCGGATAGGAGAGCCCAggcactcactagctgtgtgagctCAGATAAAACAcctaacctccctgagccttagTTGTGCTGTTAAACAAAAGTAGGAATAATAATCCTAACCTGTTATGAACACTAAATCATAGTATATGTAAAGGATCTTTGTGGCACCTGTTTCTTTCACATCTGTTTCTCAGTCCCCATTTTAAAATCTGCCTatagcacaatgcctggtacttagagtagagaaaaagagaacacttctgtctttccaaattttctcaaAGTTACTGCTCAGTTCACCAGATTCTCTCTCCTAAGCAGGTCATGTATGGGAACACCCACTCAACAAGTGTACATGGATCCTATAAGTGTCTTACTGTGGTAGGTTGTGCTGTgagaaatacagaataaaatgATTTGTGTCCTCCAGGAGTTCATAGCCCAGGagatttttccttccatttaacAGACACAGCATTCAAGGCCACAACCCCCATTAAAGCTGCTATCTCTAGGGCTTCTTGCCCTTCCTGTCCAACCCCAAGGATATTCCTGCTCATCATTGAAGGTGTTTAATGCTacatttaatctctctgaaacAGTCAGGCACCTCCTTTCTAAACCTCAGGATTAGGATTCAGTTCTCTCAGGCTCAGGGGTGGTATTGCAggtgtctttctaaaataaatatcagCGATTTTAGAACATCAAAGAGATTCAGTAATCTATATGAATTGTCAGAGTGAGCACAGACCATCATGATCTTGGAGAGAAAAACCACCATAACTGTCCTGTAGCCCAGAGTGACTATAGGTTGAGAGGTTCAAATATTCAGATGTTTGCAGGAACATTTGCCTGGGAGACAAGAGAGCAATGCTCTTAAATACTTTCCCACCATTATTAGTTGTGTTTGTAAATTTAAGCAAGCTACATATCATTTTTACAATTCCGTTTCCCCAAGTAAGAAAAGGGTTGGTTTGACCTGTTAGCAGTTCTTACCATAAACTTAGCAGAAATCCTAATGCGGTTTCCAATTCACAGATACTTGGCCCCCAAGTCAGTTAATGACCATGTGGCTGACTGGAAAGGCCACTGCCACTCTCATGGCTTTAACTGCCATAACTTCACACCAGAGAGGGAAGGCTTACTGTTTTCAGGGTAGAATTTTCAGTTTCGCTGGATGCGACTGAGCTTTCATTAGAGGAGCCTCAGGAGTTGGGGTGACCTATTTAAACCAATGTGCCTTTTGGCATATTGGTTTGTCTTCTTCTGGAATTTACCAAGGACTTTagtaagtaataataatagcaaggATAGCAGGGTTTTCCAATACCATGGAACTTGGCTTTGTGTAATATTGGAGATTTTTGACTTGGGATTTAGACAGATTGCACCAGAGTATGGAAGAGCACACATACAAGGAGGCAGTAGGtgaaagaagcagaaacagagtCACCACTGAAAACCCAGGAGGACTTTGGGGGAAggcagggtcagagaggggaaATGGCATGCCCTATTGCTGGTAAGTGGTTGAATGACACAGGAGAAGGTGAAGGCCTCTGGTGGCTTGAGGGGAAGTCCCTCCTATCTCCCTTACTTCCCTCCATCTGAATTACCTTTTGTCTTGTGTGTCCTCCTTTGGCAGAAATCTGGAGTGGGATAAGGAGAGAGCTTAGTGGCCCTGTAAGTCCCAGAAGTGCCACCCTTACCTGGAAAACAGCCAGTTATCACTCCTACAAACTAGCCTATTCTACCTAGACCAAACCTTGTGATTCTAATCCACTTCTTGAAAATAGAGGCCTGAGGGTTACaacagggagaggggacaggTCATCAGGATTCCATGAAGTAACCCCAGAGGTTCTGCCCCAGTTCCATCCCCAGAGTTGACTTTGGTCTGGGCCCATCTTCAAGGATCTGGTCTCCCTTCTGATTTCCCCGTTTTATACCTAGCTCAAGTGTTCCCTCCTCAAGGAGGCCTTCTCTGATCCCCCAGATCAGGAGGGTGTCCCTCAGAATACAGCAGCACTATACAGACAGGGTGCTGTTGGACCCagcctcttatttatttatttatttatttatttatttatttatttatttatagcatgaGAGAgcatggagaggaggaggggtggaaggggaggggcagagggagagggagagagattcttaagtgggctccacacacTGGGCTTAGAGACCAATGTGGGGCaatgctgggctggatctcacgaccgtgggatcatgacctgagctgaaattaagagttggatgcttggggtgcctaggtggcacagtggctaagcatctgccttcggctcagggcgtgatcctggcgttgtgggatcgagccccacatcaggctcctctgctatgagcctgcttcttcctctcccactccccctgcttgtgttccctctctcgctggctgtctctatctctgtcaaataaataaataaaatctttaaaaaaaaaaaaagagttggatgcttaaccaactgagccacccaggcgcccctggacccagtctctctctctctctctctctctctctctgttttaaagattttatttatttattagagaaagtgatcatgagatgggggagggtcagagggagaagcagagggagaagcccaatgtgggcttgatcctgggactccgggatcatgacctgagctgaaggcagatgcttaactgactgagccactcaggtgcctggACCCAGCCTCTCTTAAGGAGGGTCCTTTTGGGTCCCTCAGTTTGGACactgccccagcccctcaccctcTCCTAAACCTGCCCCTTTTTTATGAAGAGACcacctaaaaagaaagaaagtgtccTGTGGAAGTGTAGCTGGAAAGCATGTTCAAATCTCAGTCATGTAGAAGTACCTGAGGGAAACCTCTTTGGAACTATTGActaatttatgaagaaaaatttttccCCTAGATTATTTCTGGGTTAGCAGACATAGATGGAAATGCTGACTGCTAGCTTTGTAACTACATTAAGGcccaatagtttgttttctaACAATTAACTAGCTAATGCTGGTGCTGAATGTTGATGTTGCTGGTACAGGGACCagactttgagaaccactgttgtgGGTTAATGTATAAAGAACCACAGGTCAAGGCCATCTGGCCTTAGTAGAAGGAACATAACTATCATAATTTCAAAATAGTGATGAGCATAAaggatattttgagaaatgtgAAACAAATGTAATGTGATATGAAAATCTTTATTGGTGACATTGTCACATGTACTAATCATATTATTGTGATTTCTTGCCTAGGGTAATAATTGAAGGACATGTTCAAATTAAGTTAAAGGTAAGTGAAAATAAAGGCATAGGTCTTTTCCATGTTCATATGCACAGACCTCTCTGAATTCCATATCCTGACTGCTCTTGCTTCATAATGCCCTGAGTACTTTGTTTGCTTAGTGGGCAAATTTGTTACAAACTAGTTATTAAGTGCATATTATGTGCTCTTCTCTCTATACCCATTAGAATGTATCCTATCACTTGTGGTACAAAATAGATATTGTTATCCACACCTTACAGATAGGAAAATGGAGGGATCATTTCACATtgacccaagatcacacagatgAGAATGGGGTCAGCTAGCCCTGAAGCCTCCAGAAATTTTGACAGAGGGCTATATTTTCTCTCCTTATCATTTATTTGCttcagctccttttttttttagtttttatttaaattccagttagttaacatacagtgtaatattgggtttaagtgtataatttagtgatttgaCACTTACATACAactccagtgctcatcacgttaagtgcactccttaatccctaagacccatttaacccatcccccccacacctccccctctaataaccatcagtttgttctttataattaagagtctgtttcttggtttgcctctctcttttttaaacctATAATCATtcgtttcgtttcttaaattctacatatgagtgaaatcatatggtatttgctctTTGGATGGTAGAATATATTGGAGCATGTATCTCAGTTCACTGTCTTTGCACATAATTCTTAGTAAATTACTGAGCATCTGTGTGAGGGAGTAAGGAAACCTCATTCACTTAAGCCGCCAACAGACTATATGTTCCAGTAGGATAGTGACAAGGATGCTAGAGCTATAACTGGAGAGCCCCTCAGGTCTGATTATGGAAAGGCTCTTAAACAGAGGCTTGCCTGAGGGCTCAGCAGAAGGGCATGAATGTGGAGTTGATATTCAGACAGTACACAGATTAGATGTCATGCAAAACCCTGCTAAATGGGCATCCTATTGCAGTGATGTCTGAGAAACATTCATGGAGTTTATTGACTACAGATTTGACCTGTCTCCTGGTAGCCAGCTTAGTTGTGCTTTCCGTTTTCTATGAAGTTCTCAGTGCTTTAGAACAAGTCGTTACTTCCCCATTATCCCCAAATTACATAATTGATACTACCACTGAATACATTAGCTTTTACGttgattcttctttcttctaaCTTCTTAGTTATTTTCGAAGCGGTCAATGGGCACAGTGTTTTGGTATCTAAAAtgctaagatttttaaattaaaaaatcaaaaatatgcAGAATCAAGAGACCACCAATTTTGGATAAAATTCCAGCTTTGATGTTAAATAGAAGAGTCGTGAATCTTCTGAATCTCTGGGATAataaaagagatataaaaatgaactgCTAAAAAATGAACTGCTAATGGCCCATCTCATagcaatataaaaaagataaggTAGTCTATATCATCTTTGAACAATACAAGAATCTGTAAAACATATGACTATGTATCTGACATTAAAATCCACCAATTATATAATTTTAGGAAGgattgatttatgtttttaaattaatattttgaatagaCAATACACATaaggaagaaaattcaaaaagtaCAAAACCGTATATAATGAAtgtttccctccttctcctgacCTCAGCCTTAACCTTCATCCTGCCAGATGTTAACTACTATTCCTAGATTCATTTGTATCCTTAGAGAAATATTCTGTGGAAATACAAACCTAAATGGGTGCTGTCTAGTTCATTTTTAACACAAATGGTAGCAATAACATAAATATTGTACTTCCCAGTGTTCCTTAAGCTAACAATACATCCTAGAAAGCATATGAATCACAAACTTGCAGCTGTATAGGATGTAAAAGTCTTGAGACCAAATGTACATGAAAAATATAGTTAATATTACcatataaaatactaaaatattgcTAACAGTAGATTTAAGGTATTcccatcacacacaaaaaatggtaGCTTTGTGAGGGAATAATGTGTTAATAAGTTTGTTTGTAATAATCATCtcaatatgtatatgtatatcaaacaGTTATGTTCtacatattatatacaatatttaacaatatattttaatagtgCAGAACTAAAAATTagagatttattatttaattatttttatgttttttgagagggaggggtaagggcagagggagggacagtgaGAATATTAAGCAGCCTTCACagacagcatggagcccaatgcagggctcagtcccaccactatgagatcatgccctgagctgaaatcaagagttggacacctaaccgactgagccacacaggcaccctgaaaattagagttttaaaaataagaacatcaAGAGAAGacttatggggctcctgggtggatcATTCATTAAGCTTCCATtcctgattttgactcaggtcattcTTATGGTCATGTGATCGAAGCCTGTTGGGGGCTCTGCTTTCCtctggaagtctgcttgagattctttccctctcacactctttctgcccctcttcccactcacagctcttgctctctcaaataaataaataaaatcacaagaaaCAGAGATGACTTATAGTCTCATGGCTGCATAAAATTTCTGACCTTGATCATTTTAACCAGTTACATTATGTTAGATTTGTtggttatttccttctttctgtcatTGCAATCATGCTGCAGAGAATACACGTGTACAGCATCATTTCACACAGCTTTGTGTCTATCAGTGGGACAAATACCTGGAAATTTATTCAATAGCCATTCCCTATGTGTCTGCTGAGTGCCAGGCTAGGGACTCAACACTCAGGATTACAACATGCTTAAGTTGCACTCTCAAGTCACATCACAAAAGGTGATGCAAAATTCATGATCATTATTGTGAACCCCCAAATTATGGTTGTCAATATCAACAGTCAGGGGACAAGAGTCACAGCAAATAGGGAAGGCTGTAATCCATGCGGTATCCATTTGACACTAAAAGCACTATCACTTTCAGCCCCGATTGTGGGGGCCACCATAAGAGTCATatgctcccccccacacacctttTGCATCCATCTGTGAAAACCAGGACCTTTTATGTCCTGGAGAGAGGTTTTCAGGACACAGGGTTTTTAGTGCTAAAATTGGGATAGTCCTGAGCCAACCAACCAGTCAGTTGGTCACCCTTCCACTGTTTCTCAGcaggccttttttctttctttctttctttctttctttctttctttctttctttctttctttctttctttctttctgtaagctctacacccaacatggagcttgaactcaggaccctgagatcaagagtcacatgctctactgatagaaccaaccaggtgcccctaccctTCCACTGTTTCAACCTGAGAAGCTctgtaaaattttacttaaaatataaaatttggaaggaacaccATATGAAATAATTTACCAAACTTTACTATCCATGCTTGAGAGAATGGAGTTAATGAGAAAATACTCAGGTGACAATGTATTGGAATTTGGAAAGATGTTACCAGGGTAAAGCTAGGGAGAAAGTCTGGGATTTTAGCTGACCTGTCAGATAATTTCCTAAATGTTTTACTTTGGTGATAAGTCATCATGTTCAATGATCTCTGGCTGGTCCACAAAATGATGTAAAGTCAATATGTGAAAGTCTTTTCCCAATAAACTTTATGTTTACCACCTTACTTCAAATAACCAACAGAGAGAATCAACATTCTGCAGAACTAGAcattgaaataatgaaaataggaAGAATATGTGGGCCTTGGCAGGCTCCCTATAGTGacagagctgaaaaaaaaaacaaaaaacaaaaaacaaaaaaaaacacttagaaatCATATCAAGCAGTGTCTATGCACTTTAATAGAAGTTGGCTCTCAAGCTAAAACTTCTATCGTGTGTTAAAAAGTTTTATCATCAATAGTTTATTCAAGGGACAAAAAGGAATATatctaaaatttcaatttctataCTGATGCATGTATTGATTTAAATGACTGTACCACTTGTAGATTGTTTTCGAATATCATCTTTGCATGTATGTGGTCTCAAGCTTTCTTTCCCATGCAGGCTTTCATTTAGAGGTGAAAGGGGTTCTGGAAATCAGGATAGATTCTCTTCAGCTCTCAGTTGCTTCCCTGATTCTTCATTAGGATTTATCCTATTGCAGCTCCATTTTTTATGATCTTCGGTGCCCAGGAGCAGGGGTTGGCCCGCTCTATGAGCTGGATGGTAAAAAGGGCAAGTAACTCCAGCAGTAAGTGGTGACCCTAGAgcatcctcttttcctttcctcctgccaGCCCCCATCTCACAGTTTGCCAGTGATTGAGACTTGGGGCTCcttctgtctgccttcagagAAAATCAGACCTACAGAGATCAAATGCTCTGGATTTTCAAGGACAGGTCTGATTACgtctaattttgtcattttgaaaacTGCAGTCTGATTAGTGTGTGGGCAAATGTGATTCAATTTTTATACCTTTATGAGGATTCATATGCCTATATTCACAAATCAAAGTCAAGTCAAAAAAATCAGGACATAAAATCCTATTTATGGTATGATGTTAGCCATCTAAAACATTCATATGCACAGACTACAAGAGGGGAGCAAATATATTGTGATACAAGCAGTGGCGGTTTATGGTGATGAGATAACATTtgactttctttcctctttctttgtttccaCAAATTATTGTCATGTGCCTATGTTATatgttcaataaaagaaaagaaaataataacacacctttttcaaagcacatttctctatttttgtttttaagatacaGTTTCTGTAGAATGGGGTAGCTTCTCACGTCCCCTTTCCAGCGAGGACCCATCCCATCTACACACGTGCCCAcgcatatgtgtgtgtgggggtacacacacacacacacacacacacacacacacacacacatttgggaACTTGTCTCAGTTAGCACCCTGTTCTACCACTAGCACAGCAATGAACAGAGGTATGATACTTGGTGGAGAACTATGGAAAGATTGCCACCCTCTGTCCCAGGGTAATGGATCCCCCGGGACAGAGGATCCCCTCGGCAGAAGTTCCTAAAGAGTGCAAGATTCCCTTGCTGTATTGCTGTTGCATTGCAGATGGTGCTGACTTTGGTTAAGAG containing:
- the USP51 gene encoding ubiquitin carboxyl-terminal hydrolase 51, with protein sequence MEKEAVGAAKACSGLGAEEMKLEPLQERKPAPENLTWSDSGGDKKVLPSTPPRCYSSSSPLCPRRKPRPRPQPRARLRGPPGLSAPPLPPSHPSPPPLTRPQPWRRQRRRSRPASRPQMLHSCSSDLGGSGDRGGLGDWLPEVEFDQGPTGCTHVESFKVAKNWRKNLRLIYQRFVWSGTPETRKRKAKSCICHVCSTHMNRLHSCLACVFFGCFTEKHIHKHAETKQHNLAVDLYHGVIYCFMCKDYVYDKDMERIAKETKEKNLKLLTSTSTDVSQQQCMTSGVEEGHSTCESKEQEPKLVKPKKKRRKKSVYTIGLRGLINLGNTCFMNCIIQALTHIPLLKDFFLSDKHKCIMTSPSLCLVCEMSSLFHAMYSGSRTPHIPYKLLHLIWIHAEHLAGYRQQDAHEFLIAILDVLHRHSKDDSVGQEANNPNCCNCIIDQIFTGGLQSDVTCQACHSVSTTIDPCWDISLDLPGSCATFSSQSPERADSTVSRDDHIPGIPSLTDCLQWFTRPEYLGSNSKIKCSSCQSYQESTKQLTMKKLPIVACFHLKRFEHVGKQRRKINTFISFPLELDMTPFLASTKESRMKEGQPQTDCTSNENKYSLFAVINHHGTLESGHYTSFIRQQKDQWFSCDDAIITKATIEDLLYSEGYLLFYHKQGPEKD